Part of the Niallia alba genome is shown below.
ATTTGCAGCCACGCTTTCGGGAACTCCAGGGCTATCTGGTAAACCAAGTGTTGCTACACCAGAACCAGCCTTAATAAGCAAGGAATCGCCATGACCATGGTAACAACCTTCAAATTTAATAATTTTATTTCTACCTGTATAGCCACGAGCTAAACGGATCGCACTCATTGTAGCCTCTGTACCAGATGAAACCATGCGAATAATTTCAATGCTTGGTACCCTCTCTTGTACAAGAGCAGCAAGTTGATTTTCAATTAGGGTAGGAGCACCAAAGCTAGTCCCTTTTTCTGCAACTTTTTTGATAGCTTCGACTACTTGATCATCCGCATGTCCTAAAATAAGTGGACCCCATGATAAGACATAATCAATATATTCATTGCCATCAATATCATAAATTTTAGATCCTTTACCCGCATCCATAAAGACAGGGTTTCTTTTAACTGATTTAAATGCACGTACAGGGCTATTTACCCCTCCTGGCATTAATTCTACTGCTTCTTTATATGCAGCTTCAGATTTTTGATAGGAACGCATATGAGTTTCCTCCCTTATTGTTCTTTTAACATACGTGCAACATCTTTAGCAAAATAAGTTATGATTAAATCTGCTCCTGCACGTTTCATACTAATCATTGTTTCCATAATAATTCTATCTTCATCAATCCAGCCATTTTTTGCTGCCGCTTTGACCATGCTGTATTCTCCACTAACATTATAAGTAACAATCGGCAAATTCCATTCATTCTTCATGTCTCGAACAATATCTAAATAAGGGAGACCCGGCTTAACAATTAGGAAATCTGCTCCTTCTACTACATCACTTTCTGCTTCTCGGAATGCCTCCAGGCGATTTGCAGGATCCATTTGATAAGCTTTACGATCCCCAAATTGCGGTGTACTATCAGCCGCTTCTCGGAATGGACCGTAAAAAGCAGATGCGTATTTCACGCCATAGCTCATGATTGGAACATCAAGAAAACCTGCTTCATCTAATCCTTTTCTAATTGCAGCAACAAATCCATCCATCATATTAGAGGGGGCAATAATATCTGCTCCTGCAGCAGCTTGACTTACAGCTGCTTTTACAAGCAATTCTAGTGATTCGTCATTTAATACTCTTCCTGCTTCAATTACCCCACAATGTCCATGGCTTGTATACTCACATAAACATGTATCAGCAATAACAACCATTTCTGGATAGTTTGCTTTGATATACTTAATTCCTTCTTGGACAATCCCATGGTCATGAAATGCTTGTGTCCCACATTCATCTTTTTCTTTTGGAATTCCGAATAATAACACTGATTTAATTCCTAATGCTTGAACCTCATCCAGTTCCTCTTGCAAACGATCAATGGAAAATTGATAAATTCCCGGCATAGAGGAAATCTCCGTTTTGACATTTTCCTCTTCTGTAATAAACAATGGGTAGATTAAATCATCAATATGTACATATGTCTCTCTTACTAATGCTCTCATATTTGCAGATTGTCTTAATCTGCGGTGACGCTTAAATTCAGCCATCTTCTTTACCTCCATCTTTATTTGTTACGACTGTTTTCGTATCGTTGGTGTTATTACCCGTAGCTTCGGTCTGCTATCGCTTGCAAGGTCTCAAGACTGTCTCGCTATTATCACAGAAGTATTCGCGTATTCCGGCTGCTCCATTTTTCCTATTGAAAAAACAACAGTCTTTTAGAAAACAGTCTTTGTTAAATAGTGCACTAAATGTTTCAGGATGCTGTCAGTTGTATACGGTTTTGCCGTAATTGTTACATGTAAGCCGTAGCTATGCAATGTATCAGTCGTAACTGGTCCAATACTAACAACAATACAGCTTTCCAGTTTCTCTATTAAGTGATGTTTTTTCATTACCTTCATGAAATGATGAGCTGTGGAAGAACTTGTAAAGATCAATACATCTAAATCTTTCTTCCTTACTTCTTTTACAAGCAGTTCTTCACTTTCTGTCGGAAAGTATGTTTCATATAATACCGCTTCATCAACTAGAAGGCCAGCTTCTTTTAATTCCTCCGCTATATAGTCCCTTGATCTATTTCCTTTTATAAGCAGAATTTGCTGACCTCTTTCAAGTTCTGGAATAAATTCTTCGATAAACTGCTCGGCAACAAATTCACTTGGAATAAAATTAGCCTGGAACCCATAATGGGAAACAGCAGCTGTCGTTTTTTCACCAATTACTGCAATTTTAGCAGTAATTGGGACATGCATTTTTTCTATTTCTTTAAAAAAAGCCTCTACTCCATTACGGCTCGTAAAGACAAGCCAATCATATGCTTTTTCTTTTAAAGAAGTCATTACTTCATCTGGAAGTTGTTTTTCTCGAAACGCGATTAAAGGCACTTCAACAGGAAATCCGCCTAAATCAAAAATTCGCTTTGATAAGACACTCGCTTGTTTCTTTGCGCGGGGAACGAGAATTTTCTTTCCGAGAAGCAAATTAGCCATCAATAATGTTCTCCTCTTTTAACTGATCAATTAATGCTTTCGCACCCTTTTCCGTTAAAATTGTTGCTGCTTGTTCTCCTACTTCTACAGGGTTTTTTCCTGTTACTTCTTCTTTAAAAATAAGTTTCCCATCTGGAGAAATGACTAAGGCAGTTAGTGCTACTTCATCATCTTTTACTTGTGCAAAACCTGCGATTGGCACTTGGCAACCGCCTTCCATGCGCTGTAAAAATGCTCTTTCCGCATAAACGGTACGAGTAGTATCTTGATTAGACAACTTACTTAAAAGTTCTAATACTTCTTTATCATCTTCTCGACACTCAATAGCAAGGGCGCCTTGGCCAACTGCCGGCAAGCATATTTCTGGATCTAAAAATTCTGTAACAACGTCGCTTGTCCATCCCATTCTTGCTAATCCAGCAGCAGCTAAGATAATAGCATCATATTCTTCTGTTTCTAACTTATTAAGACGGGTATCAATATTTCCGCGAATCCATTTGATTTCAAGATCAGGTCTAACCGCCAGTAATTGCGCCCCTCGACGCAAACTACTTGTCCCAATTATTGCACCTTCTCGTAAATCTTTTAAAGAAATATGATTTTTACTAATTAAGGCATCTCGATAATCTTCACGCTCAGGAATACAGCCAATTGTTAACCCTTTTGGAAGCTCGGCTGGCATGTCCTTCATACTGTGGACAGCAATATCTATCTCCTTATCAAGCATGCTTTGTTCTATCTCTTTAACAAATAGCCCCTTTCCTCCAACCTTGGATAAAGTGACATCTAAGACAACATCTCCCTTTGTAACAACTTCTTTTACTTCAAATTCAAAAGAAGAATCTAATTTCTTGAGCTGATTAATTACCCAGTTCGTTTGAGTAATTGCTAGCTTACTTTTCCTTGAACCAACAATTATTTTACGCATAAAAAGTACCTCCAACCTAATTCCGGTAAGTCTTCATTCAATAATGAAAGTTTGAAAAATTACCTACTAAAAAGAAATTAATTAGCATAATTAAAAAACTAGCAATATTTAAGAGGGCACCATTTTTCCCTCTTAATTTTTTTAAAACTCGTAAATACAAAAAACTGCTGTATACAAACAGTACAATAAAGGAGCTAATAATTTTCGGATCATACCAAAGAAAGTCTTGTCTTTGAATAACTGCCCATTGAACACCAAGAATTAACCCAATCAATAACAATGGTACACCAATCACGCATAATAGATAAGATATATGTTCTAATTTGGCTAAATCCGCAATCCTCATAACTCGCTTTCCCCATTTTTTCTGTTTTAATAAATCATACTGTAGGCAATAGAGGACAGAAAAAATAAAAGAAATAGTAAACATTCCATAGGCCAAAAGAGCTGCTGTCACGTGAATAAACAATAACTCAGATACAACCTGCGCTGCATGAACTTGGGCAGAATCACGTGCAGGTGCAAATGTATGTATTGCCATAATAACAAAGCCAAAAACATTGGTAAAAAATACAATAAAATCAATTTTCAACCACTTATTTATTATCAGAGAAAAGGTAACCAATACCCATGAGTAAAAGTAAAGCCCTTCCATGATTGTGAGAATTGGGAACCGTTTCATCTCTACAATATAGATAAATAAAAAAGATGATTGCAAAACCCAGACAAATAAAAGTAACCAGAAAGCTACTCGATTTGCTCTCTGGTTATTATGCATAAAATCAAAAAAATAAAATAGCACAGATAACGCATAAAGAATAATCGTGAATTCATGAAGTCTAGTCATAAATATATCCTGCATCAACGGGTCCCCTTCGAACAAAAAAGATCCTAATATGAA
Proteins encoded:
- the hemB gene encoding porphobilinogen synthase, whose translation is MAEFKRHRRLRQSANMRALVRETYVHIDDLIYPLFITEEENVKTEISSMPGIYQFSIDRLQEELDEVQALGIKSVLLFGIPKEKDECGTQAFHDHGIVQEGIKYIKANYPEMVVIADTCLCEYTSHGHCGVIEAGRVLNDESLELLVKAAVSQAAAGADIIAPSNMMDGFVAAIRKGLDEAGFLDVPIMSYGVKYASAFYGPFREAADSTPQFGDRKAYQMDPANRLEAFREAESDVVEGADFLIVKPGLPYLDIVRDMKNEWNLPIVTYNVSGEYSMVKAAAKNGWIDEDRIIMETMISMKRAGADLIITYFAKDVARMLKEQ
- a CDS encoding uroporphyrinogen-III synthase, which codes for MANLLLGKKILVPRAKKQASVLSKRIFDLGGFPVEVPLIAFREKQLPDEVMTSLKEKAYDWLVFTSRNGVEAFFKEIEKMHVPITAKIAVIGEKTTAAVSHYGFQANFIPSEFVAEQFIEEFIPELERGQQILLIKGNRSRDYIAEELKEAGLLVDEAVLYETYFPTESEELLVKEVRKKDLDVLIFTSSSTAHHFMKVMKKHHLIEKLESCIVVSIGPVTTDTLHSYGLHVTITAKPYTTDSILKHLVHYLTKTVF
- the hemC gene encoding hydroxymethylbilane synthase: MRKIIVGSRKSKLAITQTNWVINQLKKLDSSFEFEVKEVVTKGDVVLDVTLSKVGGKGLFVKEIEQSMLDKEIDIAVHSMKDMPAELPKGLTIGCIPEREDYRDALISKNHISLKDLREGAIIGTSSLRRGAQLLAVRPDLEIKWIRGNIDTRLNKLETEEYDAIILAAAGLARMGWTSDVVTEFLDPEICLPAVGQGALAIECREDDKEVLELLSKLSNQDTTRTVYAERAFLQRMEGGCQVPIAGFAQVKDDEVALTALVISPDGKLIFKEEVTGKNPVEVGEQAATILTEKGAKALIDQLKEENIIDG
- a CDS encoding cytochrome C assembly family protein, which translates into the protein MQDIFMTRLHEFTIILYALSVLFYFFDFMHNNQRANRVAFWLLLFVWVLQSSFLFIYIVEMKRFPILTIMEGLYFYSWVLVTFSLIINKWLKIDFIVFFTNVFGFVIMAIHTFAPARDSAQVHAAQVVSELLFIHVTAALLAYGMFTISFIFSVLYCLQYDLLKQKKWGKRVMRIADLAKLEHISYLLCVIGVPLLLIGLILGVQWAVIQRQDFLWYDPKIISSFIVLFVYSSFLYLRVLKKLRGKNGALLNIASFLIMLINFFLVGNFSNFHY